From the Syngnathoides biaculeatus isolate LvHL_M chromosome 10, ASM1980259v1, whole genome shotgun sequence genome, one window contains:
- the LOC133507669 gene encoding dual specificity calcium/calmodulin-dependent 3',5'-cyclic nucleotide phosphodiesterase 1B-like: MAELVRIRKKRLQMPISRLRNILKQLEDKDVDFEEIRKNLDLTASLLEAVYLDGTRQCLESEDDLQQLQSDGVPAEVTDWLASTFTQRVRQLGRRSDEKPKFRSIVHAVQAGIFVERMFKKAYTAAMPDQPAAVVNCLRDVDRWSFDVFALNAASSDHALQTLFFELVTRYELNSRFKIPISSLTLFLSAVERGYCKHSNPYHSHVHAADVTQTMHCLLLRSGLVHWLTELEVMASLFAAAIHDYEHTGTTNNFHIHTKSEFALIYNDRSVQESHHLSAAFRLLQDDQMNIFIHLTREEWMELRSLVIEMVLSTDMTSHLLQVKAMKSCLQQQERIEKSKALSLLLHTADISHPSKPWSLHSRWTKALMEEFFRQGDREAELGLPFSPLCDRKSTLVAESQIGFIDFIVYPTFSLLTDMAEKIVVPLVEENPGPPDPCNRHSNVWKESSRGLQWSLAHITAELVSFRSTWTRHTDDNRLKWKDGGSNGFSEAKVTKEQREPKEEQSHKPQHDATKLTQQ; encoded by the exons GCTTCGCAACATCTTAAAGCAGCTGGAAGACAAAGATGTTGACTTTGAGGAGATCAGAAAGAATCTGGATTTGACAGCATCGCTACTGGAGGCTGTTTATCTGGATGGAACCAG gCAGTGCTTGGAGTCCGAGGATGACCTCCAGCAGCTTCAATCTGATGGAGTTCCTGCTGAGGTCACCGATTGGCTGGCGTCAACATTCACTCAGAGGGTACGACAGCTGGGGCGGCGCTCGGATGAGAAGCCCAAATTTCGTAGCATCGTGCACGCGGTACAGGCTGGGATATTTGTGGAAAG GATGTTCAAGAAAGCCTACACGGCCGCCATGCCAGACCAACCTGCCGCTGTCGTAAACTGCCTAAGG GACGTTGACCGCTGGAGTTTTGATGTGTTTGCCTTGAACGCAGCCAGCTCTGATCACGCACTGCAAACTCTCTTCTTCGAACTGGTTACCAGATATGAGCTCAACAGCCGCTTCAAG ATTCCCATCTCAAGCCTGACGCTATTCCTGTCTGCAGTGGAGAGAGGATACTGCAAACACAGCAACCCGTACCACAGCCACGTGCATGCTGCAGACGTCACACAGACCATGCACTGCCTGCTTCTGCGATCTGGCCTTGTG CACTGGCTAACGGAGCTGGAGGTGATGGCATCACTGTTCGCCGCAGCCATTCACGACTACGAGCATACGGGGACCACCAACAActttcacatccacacaaa ATCCGAATTTGCACTGATCTACAATGACAGGTCGGTGCAGGAAAGTCATCATCTGAGCGCAGCGTTTCGCCTTCTGCAGGACGAtcaaatgaatattttcatccatttgACCCGAGAAGAGTGGAT GGAGTTGCGTTCCCTCGTCATCGAGATGGTGCTATCCACAGACATGACCTCTCACCTCCTCCAAGTAAAAGCCATGAAATCCTGTCTGCAGCAACAAGAACG TATCGAGAAGTCCAAAGCTTTGTCACTGTTGCTCCACACGGCCGACATCAGCCACCCGTCAAAACCCTGGTCTCTGCACTCCAGGTGGACCAAAGCCCTGATGGAGGAGTTCTTCAGGCAG GGtgatagagaggcagagctcGGTCTGCCCTTCTCGCCGCTGTGTGATCGAAAAAGCACCTTGGTGGCCGAGTCCCAGATCG GCTTCATCGACTTTATCGTGTACCCGACGTTCTCCTTGTTGACGGACATGGCAGAGAAGATAGTGGTTCCTCTGGTGGAGGAGAACCCGGGACCACCGGACCCCTGCAACAGACACAG TAACGTGTGGAAGGAGAGCTCAAGAGGACTGCAGTGGAGTCTGGCTCACATCACGGCCGAGCTGGTGAGCTTCCGTTCGACGTGGACGCGTCACACCGACGACAACAGGCTCAAGTGGAAAGATGGCGGCTCCAACG GATTCTCAGAGGCCAAAGTGACGAAGGAGCAGCGCGAGCCCAAAGAGGAGCAGTCGCACAAACCCCAGCACGACGCCACAAAACTCACTCAGCAGTAG